The following proteins are co-located in the Calditrichota bacterium genome:
- a CDS encoding 30S ribosomal protein S18, with the protein MLKRKKRICRFCEEGIAYIDYKDDKRLMRFTTDEGKIIPRRTSGTCARHQRQLVKAVKRARHLALIPFVAEITR; encoded by the coding sequence ATGCTCAAGCGCAAGAAACGGATCTGTCGATTTTGTGAAGAAGGTATTGCCTACATCGATTACAAGGACGATAAGAGGCTGATGCGTTTTACTACCGATGAAGGGAAGATAATCCCCAGACGGACTTCTGGTACGTGCGCGCGGCACCAGCGACAACTGGTGAAGGCGGTGAAACGTGCTCGCCATCTCGCCTTGATTCCGTTCGTGGCAGAGATAACACGTTAG
- a CDS encoding 50S ribosomal protein L9, producing MKVILKQDHDKLGKAGDVVEVKAGYARNFLLPRGIAVEATPSNLRAFEEQKRLESHRSERAKRSALALAEKLEGVSCTAPVAVGEEDRLFGSVTSQTIADLLREKGFDIDKKKILLEEPIKALGIYDVPIRLHPEVEAKVKVWVVKA from the coding sequence ATGAAGGTGATTCTGAAGCAGGACCATGACAAGCTGGGCAAGGCCGGCGACGTGGTGGAAGTCAAAGCGGGGTATGCACGCAACTTCCTCCTGCCACGTGGCATCGCTGTCGAGGCGACCCCCAGCAATCTGAGAGCGTTTGAGGAACAGAAGAGGTTAGAAAGCCACCGCTCGGAGCGAGCGAAGAGGAGCGCCCTGGCTCTTGCCGAAAAGCTTGAGGGCGTTTCCTGTACTGCTCCGGTGGCAGTGGGGGAAGAGGACCGCTTGTTCGGCTCGGTGACCTCCCAGACAATTGCCGACCTCTTGCGCGAGAAGGGCTTCGACATTGACAAGAAGAAGATTCTCTTGGAGGAGCCGATCAAAGCCTTGGGCATCTATGATGTACCTATCAGGCTGCATCCGGAGGTGGAGGCGAAGGTGAAAGTCTGGGTGGTCAAGGCCTAA